From the genome of Haladaptatus caseinilyticus:
GACAAACTTCAGAATACCAAGGTCAGGAACAAGTGGTGATAGCAACTCATCCAGATCGTCGATGATGCTCCCATCGACAATGGTCCAGAGACATCGCAGTCGGTCTCGTGGGGCGAGGCGAGTGAACGTCCCACCGGCGGGGAATTTCTGGTTGGGTTCCGGCGGCTGTTCGTTGTTGCCTCGCACGAGGAACTCGGCGGCAACGACGTCGAACACGAGGGTGAACGCTGGGGCGTATGGGTAGTTCTGGAGTACTTGATGATATGTTTCGTCGTCAATATCAACGCGAATCTCGAATTCCGCGACACCTTCGGCACTGGTATCGAGGTCGACGAACGACGTCTCATAACGCTCGACAGCGCCGAACGTGAGTCGGTTTTCGAGAGCGTCACCATCGAGGCCGAGGTCGAGGAGGTCACCGAGTGTGAGGTCGGCGAGATCCAACAGAGCGTCGAGATCGGATCCGAGGCCACCAGTGGTGAGTGTGAGTTCAAACATCGATCGGGGCATCGCAGCCTCGTTGGCTAAGAGGTCGAGTTTTTCAGTGACCATCTCCGAACGGATTTCCTGAAAATGGTTGAAATCCCAGATAAGAAACTTTTCCAGTTCAGCGTCGAGTCCACCGGGGACGTGTTCAGGGCCGAGTTCTGCTTCGAGTTCCGGTGTGCGTGGGAGTATTGCGTCGACGATGGATCGATACGTGTCAGCTGTATGCGGGTCGCTTGGGAGTTGATCGTTGACTGCTGCCTGTACGTCTGCGATGGTCGCGTTGGACATCGACAACGCTGCGAGACCGCCGATGCCTTTCATGGCGTTCCTGCGCGTTATCGAGGTGTCGTTGTTTTCGAACATAGTTGATACTATTGGCTTTGAACCACCAGTTGTCGGTAGCTGTTGGCCGACCGTATTGCTATGAATATTGGTGTACTAAGTTAAACCTTGTCAAATATAAGAACTTTTATTTAAATATTACAACGACACTTCTAAAATTCGCTGAATAACCTTGTATTCTGGCGATAGTGGGGTTATGAAACTGTTTTTCGATTCGGGACAAATTAGTCCAATTGTGTGTAAGATTCATGGTATATTGGGCCGTCTCGGTTCTAATTTTGATCGGATTGACACAATATTTTCCCACATTGTCGAACAACACTAAGTGTGCTCACATCTAATATGCTATATGAACGACCCGGAAGTTCCCATCAACTCAATTAAGCGTTCCTACGAGATTATAAATGCCATTAGTAAACAACAACAGTCCGGAGTCACCAAGCTATCGGACACATTGGATCTCCCAAAAAGCACTATTCACAATCACCTCCAAACACTCGAGACACTCGGCTATCTCGTCAAGACAAATGGAGAGTATCGGCTCAGTACACGATATCTCCAACTTGGACGCGAATCTCGCAACAATAACGAAGTATTCCTCCATGGTCGTACCGTGGTCAAGGATCTCGCAGAACAATTGAATACATACAACCAGCTCGTTATCGAGGAAAACGGCCGTGGAACGATCCTTCTTGCAACTGGATGGCAATACGAACACCTTCCACCGTCGGCCCAACATGTCTACCCCACTCACGAACATCTGCACACAAACGCTCCAGGCAAAGCGATACTCGCGTCGTTACCAACTAACCGAGTCACAGAGATCATTGAAAAGCATGGACTAGTGAAACGCACTGAACAGACAATAACTGACGCGGCAACACTCTTTGAAGCGCTATCAACAATTCGTGCACAAGGGTACGCGGTCGACTGTGGGGAGATGATTGACGGAATTGTCGGTGTCGCAGCGCCTATTATGACTGAAGAAACGGTCTATGGGGCCATCGGTGCTTACGGTCCAGCCAATGAGATGCAATCTGCTCTCGAAGGGGACTTACCAGAACTTGTCCGTGAAAAGGCTGACAGTATTTGTTCGGATATCGTCTTTGCAACTCACCAAACTACAAACGAGAGGAGCAATAACGCCCATTAATCTGCTTGATAATAAGTGACTGATAATTGGGGGTTGATACCTGGTCTCCTCGATATCAACGCCATTTCCCACATTAAGAAACGAGTATGGAATGAATTGGTCGGAAGTAGCGTTTGCGTACGAGTGTGAGCGACGCCCCACCAAAGTATGGGTCAATATATGATATGTCGATAATAGTGGGAAAATTGGATATCTTCTTGGATTGTTCGTGATGTATGAACTTCTCGAACTTTGTTGATCTCGCGGCGAACAACGTCCCAATTAAACCTGCACTGGGTGATACAGAGGATCTCCTAACCCATTCTGCACTGAAAAGCAAAACAAATGCCATGGCGAATGCACTCGAGACTCTCGGTGTATCACCAGGCGAACGGATCGCCATCCATCTCCAGAACCGCGTCGAATTTCTCATCGCACACATCGGAGCGATGAAACGCGGCGCAATACCGGTTCCCGTCAATACACACTTTACCACCGATCAGATTTCCTATGTCCTCTCCACCAGTGATATCTCAGTACTGATCACCGACGGCCAACATCCAACGATTTCCTCCAATGTCGAGACAACTATCACCGTCGATAGTAACTCGAACACCAGCTTTTACACTCTCCTCGAAGACGAAAGCACCGACTATTCCGTGCACCCGCGTCGGAACGAGGAAATCGCAGAAATACTCTACACGAGTGGAACGACCGGTCGGCCAAAGGGCGTCCGTCATACACACGGGAATCTCCAAGCCAATGCCACAGGAATAATCAACTATCTCGGTCTATCGCGGAACGACGTCGGCTTAACAGTCTGTCACTGTTTCCACGTGGTCGGCCTCAACGTTACAACTACCCCACTCATCGTTGCCCAAGCAGAAAATCGGCTTCTTCCACACTGGGATCCCAAGCTCATGCTGGAAACCATCGAAAAGCACGGCGTTACCTATGCATTTTTCACGCCAAGTATGATTATCGATCTTCTCGAATGCCAGGATACGGATCACTATGACCTCACCTCGTTGCAAACAGTCGGCGTTGGCGGTGCACCAATGCCAAAAGATCGACTCGATGACGCAGAAGCACTGCTCGGATGTCCCGTTCTCGAAGGATACGGGATGACCGAAACAACACCACTCGCTGCATTCAATCGACCAGACCCCATGCTACGCAAGCCGGGGAGCGTCGGCCCACCGGCACGAGAGGTCGTCGATATACGAATCGAGGATCCCCAAACAGGCGAAGCTGTTGATACTGGAGAACGGGGGGAACTTCTCTGGCGTGGTGACACGGTGACACCCGGCTATGAACAGCAGCAAAACGACTCTGATGCCTTCGTGGAACGCGACGGCCACCAATGGCTCCGCTCCGGTGATATTGGGTGGTTAGACGCAGAAGATCATCTCTTCATCGTTGACCGACTCGAAGACATGTTTACGACTGGCTGTGCAGACGTCTATCCACGCGAAATCGAAGATACACTTTATGAAATCGATCAAATCACTGGTGCTGCGGTCATCGACACCCGCGATGACCTTCGAGGTGCAGTAGTCACGGCAGTCATCACTCAATCAAGCGATGATCTCACTGCCGACCAGATCCTGCGTATCTGCGACAATCGGCTTGCAAGCCACGAGGTTCCTCAGCGAATCGAGTTCGTAAACGAGATTCCAACGACAGCAACTGGAAAAGTCGACCGAGTCGCCCTCCGGGAAAGGTTTGGAACCCCCTCACCATAACCCCCATCGATACGTTACTTTCCTACCAATAATCGGCACTGTTGTGTTTGCTCAAACACCTCCGACTCGGATCTCCCTCGCGTATCGGCTTATCTACGGACGCGATCAAAGATCTCAGCCACCATAGTGAAGGGTATCGATCACACCAGTTAGGAATCATAACCGATCTTGATTCGCTGATAATCTTCTTGACTAATTCGATCACGTGTTTCTCCGACCACAAACACGGTGGTCGGTACCACCTCTCCCCCTCCCGCTGGTTTGTAGCCGATAGCCGCCGATACAACTGCCGTACTCACGAGTAACCGTCCCACGTCTACCCCGAACTGTGTCAATTCGGGACGCCCATGACCGCGGTTGTGTGGATGTTCGTGTTAGATTCGTATCCCTCTCGGGTGTGTTTTCGTCCCGGCCACGCTACTCTCCGACAACCCCGTCTGTGGCCGGACTATCGTCTGTGTTGTTGTTCGTGACTTTACTGGGAAGTTCGACATCTGCTTTCAGGACGAGACGCGTTCCTTTGTAACTCAATCCGTCCTTGGATCGTTGTCGCTTGACTTCCCGAGTCGTCCATTCGAGAGTTCGTCCAATGCGTCCATCGTCTACTTTGATCTATACTCTGCAACTGACTATTCTGTGATTTTCAGTGATCTTTGAGTTTTCGTGGATACCCACTCGTCACCTCTGCTTGTTCGCTCTTCGTACCTCCCCCTCTCTTTGGACGATTTTCGAGGTACGAAAGGCGATATCACGGCCTTAAAATTGCATATAACAATGGAAGACAGATCTCAACGGGTAAAATCGTGTTTGCAACTGATTTCTGTCCCTGGAAAAGGTAAATGCACCGAATTCAGCCTTCCACCGCATAAATACGGCATTTAACGCTAATTGCCTGTTTCATGTCTCCAATGCTATATGAAACTAGTCATCAATCGCGCATGAAAATGAGCGAGGGAAAACGGTTCATACTGCTCTATTCTCCAGCGAGACCGTCTCAATCGTGTTTGCAAATCAGTTGTTTCGAACAGTACGAATCAGCAGTCTCTGAGTAGGTACTCAATGTGATAGGACGGGGGTAGACCGTCTTCTCACAGCAGGCTATCACCTGCCAAAGTTTCGGGAGCACGGAGGGCGCATTGTGCATGGCATCGTCGATAGCGGTGGGTGACACCGATCGAAGGAGAAGAACAGACGTCGTTGTCTGCGCCTGTCTCGGAGATTTCCGAGCAAGTAGAGATTCGGCTTGAGCACGAAGCCCACTGTGACTGGATAGCGTTCCATTGCGTGATTCGGACGCTGGTGCGTTAACGAAGTATTTCGGGAAGGTCGCTGAGGAGGACAAGTACAAGTAATGGGGCATCGAGTGCCGCCAGCGGAGTACGCCGTCGTATATCGATGAAGCGCAGAAAGCGTTGATTCGAGCAGTGGATGAGTATCGGGATCCTGTGGCAGTTTGTGAGGAGTTGCGAACATGGGTTGATCGGCTTGAGCGTGGGGCAGTCGATCCGAGTGAGTTGGTGATCACGAATCGGGTTGCGAAGAAAAAGGAGGACTACATACAGTCGACACGGAGTGTGGCGGCATTAGAGCGAGCGGCTGAGTTGGGGCTGGCGCGTGCTGCGCCCGGTCAGAGTGTGTCGTATGTGGTCGACGATGCGAAGCAATTGCGAGAGCGGGTGCTGTTGGCGAGTGAGGAGTTAGACGAGTATGATATCGGGTATTATCGGGAGTTGTTGATTCGTGCTGCGGCGAGTGTGGTGTCACCGCTTAGGTGGCGTGAGTCGGATATTGAACGTGAGTTAGGGCAGTATACCGAGTTGAGTTTGGCGTCGTTCGGGTAAGATGTATAACTCGATTTGAATTCCCTCAGAAGAACCGGCTGGGTTTGAGCCGCGAGAGTCGCATCGCATTCGCCGTCACCCCGATACTCATCCCCATATCGCCGACAACAACAGCCACGATGACGTTCACGAGGCCAAACGGCACGCCGATCGCCAGCAATGTCTTGATGCCGAGACTTGCCCAGATGTTCTGGCGAATCACTGACGTCGCCGTTTGGGACAACCCGGCGAGATACGGCAACTTCGTGAGATCATCACTCAACAAGGCAATGTCCGCTGTCTCAAGAGCGGTGTCCGTCCCCGCCGCACCCATCGCAATCCCGACAGTCGCCGTCGCGAGTGCTGGTGCATCGTTGATGCCATCTCCGACCATGGCGACGCCACTGGACTGTTTGAGAAGCTCCTCGACGACCTGCACTTTCTCGTCCGGCAGGAGTTCGGCTCGGTAGTCATCAACACCAATCTGCTCGGCAATCGCTCGAGCTGTTCCCTCGTTATCGCCGGTCAGCATGACGACACGCTCGATGCCGTGGTTGTGGAGCTGTTCGACCGTCTCGCGTGCACTAGGTCGAACCTCATCAGCCACGGCGATGAGACCATGCAACCGATCGTTCGTTCCGACAAATACGACCGTCTTCCCATCGTTTTGGAGGCCTGGTACTGTTTCGGCCATTAAATCGAGATACTGACCGTGGTCACACTCCGCCGTCGTCATCGCGACTCCGCCATCCGCTGCGACATGGACATGACCCAGATCGAACCCGAGATCCTCGAATAGCTCCGGTTTGCCGATGTAGTACTGCTCATCGTCGATGGTACCGGTCACGCCCTTGCCGGTGAGACTCTCGAAATTAGTGATCGAGTGTTCGGTGATACCCTCAGAAGCACCCGCGTCACTAATCGCAGTCGCAATGGGGTGTTCACTTCGCGCTTCCAGACTCTGAGCGTTCCGCAACACCTCATTGCGAGACGTTCCTTCGAGTGGGACAACGTCCGTTACGGTCAATTCGCCTTTCGTGAGTGTTCCCGTCTTGTCGAACGCAACCACGTCAACATCGCCCATCGCTTCCAAGTCTGGCCCACTCTTGATCAGGACGCCGTTTTTCGCGGCACTCGTAATCCCCGAGACGACGCTCACGGGCGTGCTGATAACCATCGCACACGGACATGCGAGGACGAGCAGCGTGAGGCCGTGAACAAAGCCAGTTCGCCACGTGGCATCGAACACGAGTGGTTGGACGAATACGAGTGCCACCGCGAGACTCACGACGACTGGTGTGTAGTAGCTGGCAAAGCGGTCGACGAACTGCTCATGGTCCGTTTTCTCGCGCTGAGCATCCTCAACCATCTCGATGATTCGTGCGATGGTGTTCTCGGCGGCTGTCGACGTGACGCGAACCTCTAGATAGCCCTCCTCGTTGATTGTCCCGGCGTACACTTCCTCACCTTCGGTTTTATCGGCGGGCACGCTTTCGCCCGTGATCGGAGCCTGGTTAACCGCGCTTTCACCCTCAACGACCTCGCCATCCATCGGAATCTTATCCCCCGGACGGACAATAACCAGGTCGCCGACTTGGACGTCATCGATGTGGAGCGTTTGTTCCTCGCCATTGCGACGAACGGTTGCGGTCTCTGGTGCAAGCTCCATGAGTTCGTCAAGCGAACTTCGCGCTCGCCCCATCGAGTATCGTTCCATCAATTGGGCGAAGCTGAATAACACCGCGAGTGTCCCGCCTTCGAAGTAGAGTGCTTCACCAAAGATAAGACTCGCAGCGACCGCGCCAAGAATGCCAAGACTCATCAGCAAATCAATATCGAGACTCAGATTTCGGGCGGAGTAGTACCCGTTTCGGATGATCCGCTCGCCGCCTGCAATGATACCAAGGATGTAGAACACTTCCGTGAGTGTGACCGCTTGGCCAAACCCAGTCGCAAGCACGACGTTCAGCGAGGGTAGGAGATATTCGACGGCGAGTCCGAGTGCGAGAAACGCTGCACCTATGTAAATTTTGAGGGCACGTGTGCTGCGCCAAACGGCACTGGGATTTTCGCGTGGGCGTGTCTCTTGACTCGTCGATCCCTCGGTTCGACTGCCTTCGACCACGTAGCCTGCTCCTTCGATCGCATCGGTGAGGTCGCTCTGGGTGGCAGTGTCTGGATCGTACGTTACGGTGACCGTTCCAGTCGTCGGTTGAGTGTCGTACGAGAAAATCCCATTCTGTGCGTTGAGTGCATTCTCGATCTTGCCAGCACAGGACGGACAGTCCATGTCGGGCACATCGAAGGTGGCTGTGCGTTCTGCGTGTTCTGTTTTGATCGCGTAGCCCGCTGCTTCGATTCGCTCACTGATTTGCTCGGTATCAGTCTGTGAAGAATCGTACTCGACATGGACTGTCCCCGTCGTCACTTCTGGGTCGATTGCTTCTATACCGACCAGTTGCTCGACGCTGGTGGTAATCTTACTCGCACAAGAGGGGCAATCCATGTCCGGGACACTGAACGACGTCGATTCGGGTTTCGGAATGGACTGGACAGAATATCCCACGGCCTCAATTCGCTCGATGATGGCGGCCTGGTCGACCTGATCCGGGTGATAACTAACCGTCACCGTTCCAGTTATCACCTGTGGATCGATCGTCTCGACGCCTGCGAGTGACTCGACGCTCTTGGTGATTTTTGCTGAACATGACGGACAGTCCATCTCGGGGACTGTGACGACTGCCGTCTCCAGTTCGGCAGTATCTGGTGGTGTCCGTCGATCTGACTCTCTACCCATTACCTCCCAGTAGCTCTCGTTGTGGCTTACGGGTTCGTTTGGTACACACCAAACGAATGAGCGAGAATCGGTGTTACTGATCGGATTGGGGAAGTTTGGTAAACGGCATATTCTTTACGTAGGACCCTGCGAGGTGTGCTTCTGCTCGCCGAAGACGATATGAGAGGGTCGAACCTGGAATTCCGAGCAGTTCAGCCAGTTCGTACGTTTCAATTGCTCGTGGGGTTTCGTAGTAGCCATGCTCGACAGCGGCTCGTAATGCGCTTTCCTGTTCTGACGAGAGGAACTGTTCATTCTCGTCATCTACCATGTCGAGACCCGACGCATCTGTATCCTTTACACGGATGATATCAACACCAGCAGTCTCGGCGATTTCGGCTTCGAGGGTCTCGTAGAAAGGCGTGAGCTTCGCATCATCGGGGAGAATTAAGCGCCATTGGTAGCGGCGACCGCGCCAGGTCGTCTCAAAAATGAGGCCGTCACCGAAGTGTTCGAGTGCGAGATGCGGAATTGAGGTACAGGCGACGGTGCGATTCCAGTACGAGTACAGGATGAGTGTCTCAGTACTCCGATCGAGGACACGAGTGTCCCATTCGCCCCGGCAGTCACGCCGAACGAGACAGTCAGCGAAATAGTCCGCCGTGGCGACCGCATCGGCGACGGCATCAAGCGCTTCTTCAGCACCGCTAATATGATCGACACGCCACAGTGTGTCGGTGGTGACGTGGCATGAGAGAGAACGGAGTTGTGTCTCCGGAAACTCCGCAAGGATATCGGCGACCGGGTTGCTTCCCGGCTCGTATTCGAGAGCGAAGACGAATTCACGCATAGGAAGGTGTAGGAGATAGACGCTGATGAGTGTGTACATCGCTTTTGCTCGTACCAATTCGAATACCAACTCACAAACCATGGGTGGCCAAAATGAACGTATCGATGGTCGATAGCGCCCTGCCTCGATTTGCTGCGCTCGTCGATGATTATCTACTGATCTGGGTACTTCTCTCGGTTAGCATTGGGTTGATTGTCCCCTCAATCGCTGTTCTCACACCGCTATCGACACTGATTCTCGCGGTTATGATTGGATCAGTCTCGCTAACGCTTGCACCCGAGCGATTCCAGAAGCTTCGCGGACGAGTACTCGTTACGATTCTCATCGTTCAGACCGGGATGCCACTGCTTGCGTTTGGTATCGCTCACGCTCTTGGATTGTCGCCCGCACTCACGGCCGGGTTTGTTGTATTGGGTGCGGTAACTCCTGAACTCGTCACGCCAACGATGACCGAACTTAGTGGCGGTGATACGGTCCTTGCGACAGTCGTCCTCATCGTGGTTGGTTTCGGGACGCTGGTGCTCGTCCCTGGAGTTGTCACCTTATTACTGGGCGCATCGATTGCCGTTGATCCTGTGCTCATCGTTCAGCAGCTCTTTCTTGCCGTTGTTCTCCCAATGAGTCTCGCCGTCGCAGTTCGTTCTCGGTGGCCCGACCACATTGGTGTGTATGACGAGATCTATCCGTCGGTAGCGGGCTTGATGGTGATTCTTATCATCGGGATTGTGACCGCGGCCAACGCATCGCTCGTTCGCGATAGCGGCGACGTGCTCGTTTCCGTAGTAGTCGGTGCGCTTGTCCTCAACAGTGGTGGCTACATCGCTGGGTGGTTCATCAGTCGGAATTTCACTCGGGGTGAGCGTATTGCGTCGACGCTGTCTGTCGGGATGCGTGATTTTGCCGTTGCTGCTGCTTTGCTCGTTGGTGCTAGTTTCCCGACGTCGGCGACACTTCCAGCGGTCGTCTTCGGCATTGTCGAGATGACGACGAGTGCAGGCCTCGCGAAGTGGTTTCGTCGGCAGGCCTGAGTGCTATTACGCTTCCTCGTGTTCTTCGACCCATTCGAGAAGGGGTTCGAGTCGGTGACAGAGTTGCTCGCCTGTTTCCGTTAGTTCATACTCTACGCGTGGAGGGATTTCTGCATACTGCTCTCGGGAGAGGTATCCCGCCTCGACTAGCTCTTCAAGTCGTGATGACAGCGTTGAGCTACTCACATCTCCAAATGTGTCTTCGATTTCGTTGTATCTGACTGGCCCGATCGCGCCAACGACACAAATCAACTGCATCGCGTAGCGACGACTAAGCAATTCCATTACACCGCCCACGGGACAGTAACAAGTGGGTGTGTCACCTGTCGAATCAGCTGTTTGAGAGAGTATCTCTGGGTTGTTCGCCATAGCTGTAGTTCACCGCAGTTCGTTCTATACTTCGGACTTGGCAGTATAATAGGTTTGACTCTCAAAGTGAAGACGACGTATGACAGATCCAACCGACGATATGAGCGCCGAACAGACTGCAGAGACACTACTCGACGAATCGATTGACGGAGAGCTTCCGGAGATCACGTGTACGCTCACGCCAGACCAAACCGACCAGCGGATGGAATGGGTCGAAGGGAGTCTTCTCCCGCACCTCGAAAGCATTCAGGAAACCGAAGACGGGTTCACATTCGTGTTTGATCGTCGCCCGGAGGCATACGCCGCAGTGGCAAGTGCGTCGTGGAAGGAGTCACAGTGCTGTGCATGGGCGACGTTCGACGTCGAACTCCCAATGAGTGATGACAGTATCAAGTGGCACGTTCGCTCCGACCGAACGGATGGTCTCGAGTTCTTTCGCGAAGCGCTCCAAGAGACGCTTCAGCAGTTCGAAAATGCACCGTCATTGGGGCAACCTTAATGTCCCCAAGAGAATTAACTCACAGCGAGATATCTGTCACCGACGGTACTTCGATAACGTTGTCTATGGCTCGTCGATGATTTCTTCCGGTGAGCGTGCACCTGCTTCAATGAGCTCCTTGTCGAACGAGACTAATGTCGTGTCTTGGCTCCCGGCACAGGCTAAAATAAGACAGTCCATCGGATAGAGCAGTGTTTCCTGATGCCGTTTGTTTGCAGCAAGAATGTCGGATGCATCTGGAACGACAATTTCAACCTGGGATGTAACCCGTCGTTCTAACTCGGCAACACGCTCCTGTTTGAGTTGCTTCTTTTTCCCGGAGGACACTCCGCAACTCCATCACATTTAGTAGCGAAGTGTAGAAGTCTGCCTCGTGGTTCAAGAAGTCAGCTGCAACATCTCCTCGGTTCGGTTCATCTGTGAGTGCTGTAATGAAAATATTCGTATCGACAAAGTGCCTCATTCGCGTTCCCGTAGCTCTCGAACCGCAGCAACAGAATCCACGTCCAACTCGCTTGCTTCGCCAGCAAGCGCGTCACCTAATCGCTCTTTTTCATCGGCGGTTTTCGTCAGATCCGTGAAGTCGCTCGCTAAGATACTCATTACATAGCCATTTGTGTGCCAGGCTAAGAAACCTTCCCCCGTATTTGCGAACCCGACGTGGCTCTCGAGCAGTCACGGGGTCTCGGTGTCCTGCTCCGACCACAGACGCGGTGGCCGGTACCACCTCTCCCCCTCCCGCTGGCTTGTAGCCGATAGCCGCCGATACAACTGCCGTACTCACAAGTAACCGTACGGTGTCAGTCCCGAACTGTGTCAATTCGGGACGTCCACGACCGCGTTTGTTTGTGCATTCGTGTTAGATTCGTGTCCCTCTCGGGTGTGTTTTCGTCCCGACCACGCTACTCTTCGGCAACCCCGTCTGTGGTCGGACTGTCGTCCGTGTCGTTGTTCGTGACTTTACCGGGAAGTTCCACATCGGCTTTCAGGACAAGCCGGGTCTCTTGATAACTCAGTCCGTCTTTGGACCGTTGGCGCTTGGTTTTTCCCGAGGCGGCCATTCTAGAGCTCATGCATCGCGTCCATTGTCCGGCGAGCGAGTACCTGTGAGTATTTCTTGCTCACGCCGGACTCCTTGAGCCGAATCCACTCGGCGAGGTCTGAAGCATCGAGATGGGTTCGGATCTCGCCACTGCCCTTCGACCATAACGAATACCGACTGGCCTCATCACGTTCGCGCGATGTCTTGCTTGCGAGTTCGTCGGGCTTGCGATTCGTGACGAATGCGAACATTTCGTTGTCGTAGCAGGCAAGACGGGATTCATCTCCTCGGCAATCGCTAGTTGGTATTGAATACTAACGACGACGAGCTTTATGTGGGAATGCGGCTGGAATGTGAACACAATGGCGTTCACTAGTTGTGTTAATTAATGAATATCGGCACCGTACGCCACATTTTGCGAATTATCTTGAGGATTGACACCGAGGCACTCGCCTTGATTATCTGTGGAACACCTGTTCGCAAGCAATCGGTTATCTCGAACAATATATCGTGTATCTCGTATTATAACACGACATGTATTCCTTTTCTCCGGAACCCGTCTTCTGAAATACGACCAAGATGGTAATTAGGTCGAAATGAGCGACGCGACAGGTTTGTGGAATTCGGGACGGAAGTCTGAGATATAAACCAAACGCGTGAGTAGAACGCCTCGAGACCCCACTGTGATCTCTGTTCAGCGCATCGTGCCGATCAACTGGGAGGTCTCACACCGAACCCAACGGCAGGCAGGATGGTCACGAAGTGAGAAACCAGATGGCGTATGAGGAAATTTGATTTGAATTGTTGTCTAATTGATTACTATAGCAAGCGATCAGCAATGATGTTTTTCTGTATTTCACTGGTTCCTTCGTAGATTTTCGTGATGCGAGCATCACGATAGTATCGTTCGACTGGGTGATCGGAGACGAATCCGGCACCTCCGTGTACCTGAATGGCTTCGTCGGCCACGTCGACAGCGTGTTCGGAAGCGAAGAGCTTTGCCATACTTGCGAAACGAGCAGCGATATTGTCGTCACCGCTCTCGACCTGAGAGGCGGCGCGATACGTTAGCGACCGTGCGGCCTCAACGTTAGTAGCCATCTCAGCAAGCTTGTGCTGAATGGCTTGAAACTCACCAATGGGTTGATCAAACTGCTCACGTTCACCGGCGTAGTCCAATGCTGCATCGAGGGCCGCCTGCGCGGCTCCGACCGCCTGAGACGCGACACGAGTGCGGCCATGAGCGAAAAAGTCCATTAGCTGGTAGAATCCGTTA
Proteins encoded in this window:
- a CDS encoding IclR family transcriptional regulator, with amino-acid sequence MNDPEVPINSIKRSYEIINAISKQQQSGVTKLSDTLDLPKSTIHNHLQTLETLGYLVKTNGEYRLSTRYLQLGRESRNNNEVFLHGRTVVKDLAEQLNTYNQLVIEENGRGTILLATGWQYEHLPPSAQHVYPTHEHLHTNAPGKAILASLPTNRVTEIIEKHGLVKRTEQTITDAATLFEALSTIRAQGYAVDCGEMIDGIVGVAAPIMTEETVYGAIGAYGPANEMQSALEGDLPELVREKADSICSDIVFATHQTTNERSNNAH
- a CDS encoding class I adenylate-forming enzyme family protein: MNFSNFVDLAANNVPIKPALGDTEDLLTHSALKSKTNAMANALETLGVSPGERIAIHLQNRVEFLIAHIGAMKRGAIPVPVNTHFTTDQISYVLSTSDISVLITDGQHPTISSNVETTITVDSNSNTSFYTLLEDESTDYSVHPRRNEEIAEILYTSGTTGRPKGVRHTHGNLQANATGIINYLGLSRNDVGLTVCHCFHVVGLNVTTTPLIVAQAENRLLPHWDPKLMLETIEKHGVTYAFFTPSMIIDLLECQDTDHYDLTSLQTVGVGGAPMPKDRLDDAEALLGCPVLEGYGMTETTPLAAFNRPDPMLRKPGSVGPPAREVVDIRIEDPQTGEAVDTGERGELLWRGDTVTPGYEQQQNDSDAFVERDGHQWLRSGDIGWLDAEDHLFIVDRLEDMFTTGCADVYPREIEDTLYEIDQITGAAVIDTRDDLRGAVVTAVITQSSDDLTADQILRICDNRLASHEVPQRIEFVNEIPTTATGKVDRVALRERFGTPSP
- a CDS encoding heavy metal translocating P-type ATPase; the protein is MGRESDRRTPPDTAELETAVVTVPEMDCPSCSAKITKSVESLAGVETIDPQVITGTVTVSYHPDQVDQAAIIERIEAVGYSVQSIPKPESTSFSVPDMDCPSCASKITTSVEQLVGIEAIDPEVTTGTVHVEYDSSQTDTEQISERIEAAGYAIKTEHAERTATFDVPDMDCPSCAGKIENALNAQNGIFSYDTQPTTGTVTVTYDPDTATQSDLTDAIEGAGYVVEGSRTEGSTSQETRPRENPSAVWRSTRALKIYIGAAFLALGLAVEYLLPSLNVVLATGFGQAVTLTEVFYILGIIAGGERIIRNGYYSARNLSLDIDLLMSLGILGAVAASLIFGEALYFEGGTLAVLFSFAQLMERYSMGRARSSLDELMELAPETATVRRNGEEQTLHIDDVQVGDLVIVRPGDKIPMDGEVVEGESAVNQAPITGESVPADKTEGEEVYAGTINEEGYLEVRVTSTAAENTIARIIEMVEDAQREKTDHEQFVDRFASYYTPVVVSLAVALVFVQPLVFDATWRTGFVHGLTLLVLACPCAMVISTPVSVVSGITSAAKNGVLIKSGPDLEAMGDVDVVAFDKTGTLTKGELTVTDVVPLEGTSRNEVLRNAQSLEARSEHPIATAISDAGASEGITEHSITNFESLTGKGVTGTIDDEQYYIGKPELFEDLGFDLGHVHVAADGGVAMTTAECDHGQYLDLMAETVPGLQNDGKTVVFVGTNDRLHGLIAVADEVRPSARETVEQLHNHGIERVVMLTGDNEGTARAIAEQIGVDDYRAELLPDEKVQVVEELLKQSSGVAMVGDGINDAPALATATVGIAMGAAGTDTALETADIALLSDDLTKLPYLAGLSQTATSVIRQNIWASLGIKTLLAIGVPFGLVNVIVAVVVGDMGMSIGVTANAMRLSRLKPSRFF
- a CDS encoding helix-turn-helix domain-containing protein, with protein sequence MREFVFALEYEPGSNPVADILAEFPETQLRSLSCHVTTDTLWRVDHISGAEEALDAVADAVATADYFADCLVRRDCRGEWDTRVLDRSTETLILYSYWNRTVACTSIPHLALEHFGDGLIFETTWRGRRYQWRLILPDDAKLTPFYETLEAEIAETAGVDIIRVKDTDASGLDMVDDENEQFLSSEQESALRAAVEHGYYETPRAIETYELAELLGIPGSTLSYRLRRAEAHLAGSYVKNMPFTKLPQSDQ
- a CDS encoding bile acid:sodium symporter family protein, with amino-acid sequence MNVSMVDSALPRFAALVDDYLLIWVLLSVSIGLIVPSIAVLTPLSTLILAVMIGSVSLTLAPERFQKLRGRVLVTILIVQTGMPLLAFGIAHALGLSPALTAGFVVLGAVTPELVTPTMTELSGGDTVLATVVLIVVGFGTLVLVPGVVTLLLGASIAVDPVLIVQQLFLAVVLPMSLAVAVRSRWPDHIGVYDEIYPSVAGLMVILIIGIVTAANASLVRDSGDVLVSVVVGALVLNSGGYIAGWFISRNFTRGERIASTLSVGMRDFAVAAALLVGASFPTSATLPAVVFGIVEMTTSAGLAKWFRRQA
- a CDS encoding winged helix-turn-helix transcriptional regulator, yielding MELLSRRYAMQLICVVGAIGPVRYNEIEDTFGDVSSSTLSSRLEELVEAGYLSREQYAEIPPRVEYELTETGEQLCHRLEPLLEWVEEHEEA